A DNA window from Gigantopelta aegis isolate Gae_Host chromosome 4, Gae_host_genome, whole genome shotgun sequence contains the following coding sequences:
- the LOC121371487 gene encoding uncharacterized protein LOC121371487 isoform X2, translating to MKISQQKGCPLMALVFFDGRRLKVTGSPSLCKAVALDINTASLFKEASSLQDKHDLPSQQILRLDASIDWDQVSRLDVLRTAYSRVVPRKAGSKYPTYGGCPPPFWPDDVPFVSHSKTKVSQDLEEYQVCRITGRADTPYTAVFLKKTKMDI from the exons ATGAAGATTTCACAACAGAAGGGATGCCCACTAATGGCATTAGTGTTCTTTGATGGGAGACGTTTAAAAGTAACAG GTTCTCCCAGTCTGTGCAAAGCGGTTGCACTTGACATTAACACAGCATCATTATTTAAAGAAGCATCATCTTTACAAGATAAACATG ATTTGCCAAGTCAACAAATTCTACGCCTCGATGCATCAATCGATTGGGATCAAGTTTCTCGACTTGATGTACTTCGAACAGCGTATTCGAGAGTGGTTCCAAGAAAAG CTGGCAGCAAATATCCCACTTACGGTGGATGTCCACCTCCATTCTGGCCAGATGATGTGCCATTTGTGTCACATTCCAAAACAAAAG tatCTCAAGACCTGGAAGAATACCAAGTgtgccgaatcaccggacgcgccgatacaccaTACACGGCTGTATTTCTcaaaaagacaaaaatggaTATATAG
- the LOC121371487 gene encoding uncharacterized protein LOC121371487 isoform X1: protein MCYGLTPMQCRMLAYQYAMAVGIDCPQSWSANKAAGPDWFSAFLKRYPHLSLRRPEATSLSRATSFNRHNVGLFFSNLDDVMKRYKFAAADIHNLDETGCKTVQEMAKVKVVAPKQERQVGKVTSAERGTLVTLLCCVNACGNSIPPLSVSPRVHFKEHMSRGAPPGSVGVAHPSGWMTGENRVVFLHHFIKNVRCSKDHPVLIIMDNHDSHITIDALNVAKENGIVLNTFPPHCSHKLQPLDRSVFGPFKHYYTRAANAYMNNHPGSTINIHAIAELVGKAYPIAFTPRNITAGFKVSGIIPFDSNIFNDEEFAPSSVTDREDAGDVHPAAPDDDRNDASDLRPGSSGGKPTAPAEVGPTPSTSTVTIDAVSPLPKAPPKKTTGGRKKGKTQILTDTPVKQAIEADILKRGSKNGKGTETGRSAIGKRKLLTDSESVSKISKLDSTAHAESEDHDVAEDLGLSKLTLGHSERLKKDDFALVRFQTEKNREIHYIGEVQEIIIVEDDVEYEIMFMRRSSKRSYIFNFPNIDDCLILKPRTLWQSYQNLLSKGADT, encoded by the coding sequence ATGTGCTATGGCTTAACACCAATGCAGTGCCGGATGCTAGCCTATCAATATGCCATGGCAGTAGGCATTGATTGTCCACAATCATGGTCAGCAAACAAGGCTGCAGGACCAGACTGGTTCTCAGCATTCCTGAAACGCTATCCACACCTGTCGTTACGGAGACCAGAGGCTACAAGCTTGTCAAGAGCCACAAGCTTTAATCGGCATAACGTGGGGTTGTTCTTCTCCAACCTGGATGACGTTATGAAACGATACAAATTTGCAGCAGCAGATATACACAACTTGGATGAGACTGGCTGCAAAACTGTCCAGGAAATGGCCAAAGTTAAAGTCGTTGCACCAAAGCAGGAGAGGCAAGTGGGTAAAGTAACTTCTGCTGAGAGGGGCACACTCGTTACTTTGCTCTGCTGTGTAAATGCATGTGGGAACTCTATTCCGCCTCTCTCTGTATCCCCACGAGTCCACTTCAAGGAACATATGTCACGTGGCGCTCCTCCTGGTAGTGTTGGTGTGGCCCATCCATCTGGTTGGATGACTGGAGAAAACCGTGTGGTATTCCTACATCATTTCATCAAGAATGTCCGCTGTTCCAAAGACCATCCAGTCTTGATCATAATGGACAACCACGACAGCCACATCACAATAGATGCATTGAATGTCGCCAAGGAAAATGGAATCGTGTTAAACACTTTCCCGCCGCATTGCAGCCATAAGTTACAACCGCTGGACCGTAGCGTGTTTGGaccttttaaacattattacacTCGGGCAGCAAATGCTTACATGAACAACCACCCTGGATCTACAATTAACATTCATGCTATTGCAGAATTGGTTGGTAAAGCATACCCGATAGCTTTTACCCCCCGAAACATCACTGCAGGATTTAAAGTTTCTGGTATTATTCCATTTGATTCAAATATATTCAATGATGAGGAATTTGCACCATCTTCTGTGACAGACCGTGAAGATGCAGGTGATGTTCACCCAGCAGCTCCCGATGATGACCGTAACGATGCAAGTGATTTGCGCCCAGGAAGTTCTGGAGGTAAGCCTACTGCTCCAGCAGAAGTAGGCCCAACACCTTCAACATCAACAGTTACTATTGACGCAGTTTCACCATTACCAAAGGCACCACCCAAAAAGACAACAGGTGGACGAAAAAAGGGCAAAACACAAATCCTAACGGATACTCCTGTGAAGCAAGCAATTGAAGCTGATATTTTGAAAAGGGGTAGTAAAAATGGTAAGGGCACTGAAACTGGTAGGTCTGCCATAGGGAAGCGAAAATTGCTGACTGACAGTGAAAGTGTTtcaaaaataagtaaattagATTCTACGGCACATGCTGAAAGTGAGGATCATGATGTGGCAGAAGATCTAGGCCTGTCGAAGCTGACCTTGGGGCACAGTGAGCGCCTTAAGAAAGATGACTTTGCACTTGTCAGGTtccaaacagagaaaaacagagAAATTCATTACATTGGTGAGGTCCAGGAAATTATCATTGTTGAAGATGATGTAGAATACGAAATCATGTTTATGAGGCGTTCATCAAAGCGATCTTACATATTCAACTTTCCCAACATAGATGACTGTCTGATATTGAAGCCAAGGACATTGTGGCAGTCCTACCAGAACCTGTTGAGCAAGGGGGCAGATACTTGA